In Nostoc sphaeroides, the genomic window CCTATTCTCTCGTAGCAGTTTCTCGGTAGCCAGGGTAGTGAAACACACGCTGAAGGACTTTTCAAACATCCTCTTAGTCCCAATACTGCGTAGGTTTTGCATAAAAAATAGAAATGTGTAGGTTGGGTTGAGGAACGAAACCCAAAATTTTCCTGGGTTTGTTGGGTAACGCATTGCCTCAACCAAACCTACGAATATTCAAAACCTACGCAGTATTGCCCTTAGTCCCCCTTAAAAAGGGGGAAAAATAAGCCCCCCTTTTTAAGAGGGGTTAGGGGGATCGACTCTTAACCGAGCAGTATTGGAACGAGTCGTACTTTGCATTACCGTCGCATCTTAACCCAATCTCGTGAATTGTTAACGCATCGACCTACAATGCAATTGTATTGACTAACAATGCAATTGCATTGACTAACAATGCAATTGTATCGACTAACAATGCCATTGTATCGACTAACAATGCCATTGTATCGACTGACAATGGCATTGTATCGACCGACAAAAATTAACCTGCTCTTTGTTTAATCTTTGGGATAAGTCCAAAGAGCAAGTAAGTGTGGAGCATCAGCTTTGCTTTAATTCTCAAACGAATGTTAGCGCGATGCCTACGGTGGTCACTAAGCGCAGCCGTACCCCTACGGGGAAGCAAGCTACGCGCAGCGTCTCGTAGAGAAGCGCGGACTACGCCTACGCCTTTTCTATCAGGTGCGTTAAGCTACTGTTAACGCACCACCCTAACCCGAAAACTACTTAGGCAAAATTTGCCGTAGTGCTGCTAAAAGTTGGTCAACACTTTCCTTACGACTATTAAAGCCCATCAACCCGACGCGCCAAACAAGACCTGCTAGTTCGCCAAGACCACCGCCAATTTCAATATTATATTCATTGAGTAACTGCCGAGCGATCGCTTTCCCATCTACCCCTGTTGGAATGCAGACAGTAGTCAGCGTTGGTAGTCTATATTCTTGCTCAACGTGCATACTCAGCCCTAAGCTTTCCAACCCTTCCCAGAGATATTCTACGTTTTTCTGATGACGCTGCCAGGAGTTTGCTAATCCCTCTTCTGCAAGCAAACGTAATGCTTCCCGCAATGCATAATATAAATTAATCGGTGCTGTGTGGTGATAGGTGCGTTCAGCGCCCCAATACTTACCCAGTAACAACATATCCAAATACCAGTTTGCAACCTTTGTTTGACGCTGTTGCAATTTCTCAACGGCACGCGGACTCATTGTAAAAGGCGAAGCACCAGGCGGGCAACCCAACCCTTTTTGGCTACAACTATAGGCTAAGTCAACTCCCCAAGCATCCAAAAACAAGGGGACACCACCCAAACTTGTGACTGAATCAACTAACAACAAAGTGCCAAATTCATCACACAAATCAGCGACACCTTCCAATGGTTGACGTGCGCCGGTGGAAGTTTCGGCATGAACTAGAGCTAAAATAGTAGGACGATGAGTTTTTAAGGCAGTTTGGAGTTCATCTAGATTGAAAACTTGTCCCCAAGGTTTGGTAATGGTTCGCACATCCGCCCCATAACGTCCAGCCATATCCACAAGGCGATTACCGAAATAACCAGCTACACCAATTAAAACCACATCACCGGGTTCTACAGCATTGGCGATGGTTGCTTCCATTGCGGCTGTTCCCGTACCACTGACTGCAATGGTGAGTGGGTTTTCTGTTTGCCATACGTAGCGTAGCAACGACTGAATTTCATCCATCAGTGCGAGAAAAGCCGGATCAAGATGCCCAACTGGTGAGGTATTCATCGCCTGGAGAACTGCGGGATGGGCATTGGAAGGCCCAGGCCCCAACAGCAGACGGGATGGAATTTCTAACGGTGTGAGTTGCAAGCGCCCAGAGTCGTTGATTGAAATTGTTTGCGTCATAAACTGTTTTCGCCTAGATGATACTTACCGGATCATAGAGCGATCGCATCACCCATGTTTTAGCGAATCTGTCATTTGCTAGAAGATGCCATTACGGCAAAATGTGCGAGAGTATACTTATTCACTTACCCGGATACATAATTATGGTTTTTGCTGGCAAACGACCAAATAATTTAGGTATTAGCAACGGTAAATTAGCACCCTGCCCTAATTCTCCTAACTGTGTTTCTAGTCAGAGTACAGATGCAGTTCACAAAATTGCACCACTTACTTTTACATCTACCACAGAAGAAGCGATTAGTAATCTTAAACAGATTATTGAATCCTTACCAAGAACTAAAATAATTACCGAAAGCCAAGATTATTTATATGCAGAATTTAAAAGCGCTTTACTGGGATTTGTGGATGATGTAGAATTCTATCTAGATCGGAATGCTAATGTTATCCAAGTACGTTCGGCTTCACGCTTAGGTCAAAGCGATTTGGGTGTTAATCGTCAACGAATAGAAACGATTAGAGCGAAGTTAAAATAAGTATTATTTTGTTAAAGGGTTAAATTGGGAGCGCTGTTGCAAATTCCGTTCCCTCTCCCAGTTGAGAATTACAACTATAGCGGTTCTCGTTTACGTGAGGTACACCCGTAGGGGCACGGCACTGCCGTGCCCTTACACCTCGTGATATAATCTTGTACCGCATCTGAATGGGAACCACTATAATGCGACTACGTTCGAGGTTATTGAGAAGAAAATCTTTTTCTTGACATGATGGGGACGCCGTGCAGATTGGGCGATATCGCTAAAAAATCAAGCTGAGTTCAGAAACCACTCAAAATAGCTAATTTCTGGGACTACACCTATTGTTACTGGTAAAACCGAAACTCCTAGTCCACGCGATACGTACAGGGCGATGGCACCATCTCGATACCAACCACTGACATAACGTCCGCTACCAGGCGGACGTAAAGGAGCAAAGCGGGTTCTCCAAAGGATAGCAACTAGAGTACGATTTCTAATCTATACGGCTTGGTGCAAGATATTTGTGAAACTTAATTTATTTAAAAATTTTGACCCCCGCCCCAGACTGATAATTGCTATCGGGCTAGCTGGATTAGTTTCAATAATTCTTCCGTCTTGGCTGCACTTACCTACTCGCATTCTCTGCGCTTGGAACTCCGGTGCTGACTTTTTCTTAGCTGTAACCTGGTGGAAGATGATCAAAGCTACCCCAGACAAAATTCGCCGTTATGCTGAGAATGAATATGAAGGACATTTAGCTATATTTATGCTGGTGATAGCTGCGGCTTGTGCTAGTGTTTTAGCGATCGGGTTTTTGCTAACTAATAAAAAAGGGTTGTCAACAATTCTGCTTAACCTACATGTCATACTTTCAATTATGACCATTGTTGGTTCCTGGTTACTAGTGCATACGATGTTTGCAGTGCAATATGCACACAGTTATTACAAATATATTAATCGTAATAATAGTGAAGAAATCATTGGAGGTTTAGATTTTCCTAATAACGACTATCCAGACTATTGGGAGTTTTTATATTATTCATTTGTAATTGGCATGACTAGTCAAGTTTCAGATGTGGAGACGAGATCGCGAGAGATGAGGCGCTTGACTCTGTTACATAGCATATTGTCCTTCTTTTTCAATACCACTATTTTAGCTATGACTATTAATATCATTGCATCGCTGATTTAAAAAGTATAGCTAGAAAAATATACACAGGAAATGCTAATTGAACAAGATGAAATTGCTATTCGTCTAATGCAAGATGAAATATATGATTATCAGTTGATGGCAAAATGGTTAACTGATGCACAAGTTTTGAAATTTTATGAGGGAAGAGATAATCCTTTTGATTTAGAAAGAATTATAGAAACGTACAAACCTATGATCAAGGGAGATGACCCGGTTGTTCCGTGTCTGTTCTATTATCAAAATATCCCCATTGGTTATTTGCAGTATTGTGCGCTCAATGATTTATCCCAAACCGATAGACAATTGTATCATCTCGATCAAACTGATCGCGTCTACGGAATTGACTTGTTCATAGGCGAAACCGACTATTGGAACAAGGGAATTGGTACAAAAATCTTGTTAGCAATTATCAGTTATCTTTTTGAACAGCGACAAGCTCATAAAATTGTCATAGATCCTCATGTTGACAATCCTCGCGCTATCCGTTGCTATGAAAAATCTGGTTTTGTCAAAGTAAAGCTATTGCCTGCCCATGAGCTACATGAAGGGAAATACTCAGATTGTTGGCTCATGGCAATAGACCAAAAGAATCCATTGCACTCCTAATTTATGCATCACGACTGGTAAGTTGGTATGAGACGATGTTACAAAATTAACTCGCGTGTTCCCAGTCACTGAGTAACTCATGCTGTTGTACAGTTTCCTTGCATTGGCGGAATGGTACTTTAGGAGTACCAATACTAATGCCAGGAAAAGACTGTTTTTTTGTCTTGCTGGGTCTATTTTCTTGTGTCGTTGTCAATTGTTGGGTTTTCATTGGTAAATCAATTTCTGATTAAAATCTCAGCACCAATTTATAACACCAATTCTTAAACGGCAACTTCCACTATAGTTAGCTTATTTCATACAAATATTCACAATCTGATTGCATTCAATTTCTTAAAAGTTTTGCTCACGCTTGTTTAGCCATTACTGCTAAATTCATCACACATTCAGGAAATTGCCGCTTTAATGCTGGAAAAACCGGACAAGGCGCTTGTTCTTGTAAATTGTCCGGCTTACTCCAAGTAAAGGGGGCTTTCTGGGCGGCTGACATCCACACCAGACGCTTTGCTCGTGTCATGGCAACGTAGAGTAAACGATATTCCTCAGATATTTTCAAGTGCTTTGCTTGTTCCCATGCTTGTGTAACATCTGGTATAGTAGATTCTCCGTGGAGAGCAGCCCGAATTTGGGCGCGGGCTACTTCTGATAAGGTAAAATCCCCTAAGAACTGGCTTTGGGGAGGAACCCAAAATCTCCCAGGAATCAAGTTTTCGTGCAGAAAGGGAAGAAACACATAGTCCCAATCTAGCCCTTTGGCTTTGTGCATTGTAATAATAGTCAGTTGACCGCGACGAGTGTAACGTTCTTCCGAATCTTCGGTTTCCACTGGTTCAAACCGTTCGGAACTGACGATTTCACTTAAAGTTGACAGCATTCCCCCCATTGAACTATTGCCTGCTATCTGCTGGTTTACCCGTTCTGCAAGTTTGTCAGCAGTTGCTAATTCTGCCTGGTCGTAATTTAAGGTCAAGGCGAGAAAGGAAATTAGCTGGTACAGGGGCAATTCCAAGCGGGCGCGAAGTAAATTGCGACACAAACGAGCAGCTTTTTGGACTGTTTCTGGCTGAGGTGCTGCTAGGGGGCCAGGATACAAAAATTCTTCTGGGAGACTAGCAAGGGCGTTAAGGTCTTGAGTAGGAATTAACTGGCGCTGTACTAATGCTTCTAGCGCGGCTTTGAGGTAATCGGGGGAGTGGGGGCGATCGCAAAATTGCAGTAATGCTAAAATCTCTTGGGGAACATGGGAACGGCGATCGCGTTCTCCCACATCATAAAGTGTAATATTATACTCTTTGCACACAGGTGTTAGAGCTTCTGCTAACCATCGTCCTTGGCGATTTTCTCGCACTAAAATCGCTGCACTTTGTTCTGTTGGGTCTTCACCAAATAAGTCAATTACTCTTTGAGATAACAATTCAACCGTATGATGGATGTCACGCGGGGTATAAAGTTCTAATCCCCGTCCTATTGGTTCTGGGTTGGCGTTATCTTGCGGATCACCAACTTCAACAGGGCGAATTGTCTGCAAGCGAAATGGTACTTGTCGGTTGTCAGGAGTCTGTTGTCCGTTATTCGTTTTTGCTAACGACTGATTATTGATCCATTTGAGAGCAAAGTTAGCAGCTTCAATAATAATTCTAGTACTGCGACCGGCTTGATCCATCGTTGCCAATCGTTTGATGCGATCGCACTCTTCGCAAAATTGCCGAAAATAAATCGGATCGGCTGGGGTAAAAGTAGAGTTAATCGCTTGGTTGGGATCACCAACTCGGACTAAGTTGAGTGGGGAGTTAGGAGAGACGCGATGAATCGCGTCTGTACAAGGGTCAGCAGTAGAGACGCGATTTATCGCGTCTGTTAGGAGTAAAGAATTATCTCCCCCATCACTTGCCAAAATTTCTAACAATTGCGTCTGAAGAGGGCTAGAATCTTGGGCTTCGTCTTCAAAGACGGCGAAAACTTGGTTTTGCTCAATGCGACGGGCGCTGTCGTTTTCTAAAACGCGCAGTGCGGCTAAAATCATATCATCGTAGTCGATGAAATCACGCGATCGCATTAAGTTTTGATATTGCTCATACAATCCCGCCGCTATGCTCAAAATTGTATATTCGTCTGTGGTTTGTTTACTCCACTCCCGCAATTTTTCTGGCGATATCCCAGAACTTTTTGCTTCATGAATTACCGTATTAGCTAATTCCGGCAATACTTCTGTTCGTAGCACCGATTGGCGACGCAACCTTTCTGTCTCTTCTCCGTCAAATTGATGACCTTCTAATAACCGTAAATATATTGCTGGATTATTTGCAATCCATTGCTCTACAGCTGTTCGGATAAAACGGTGACTTTGGGTTGGTGTAATTAAGGTGACATTTTGTAACTGCAAACCCGATAAATCAGAATGGCGGCTGGCAATGTTCAACGCTAGACCATGTAGCGTATAGACAAAAAAGCCCGTCTGAGGTATTGATAATTTCTTTAAGTCTTTGCGGATCTTCGCTTTAATATTGGCAGCAGCTGAACGAGTAAAGGTAACAACTACTAATTGACGACGCGAGGATGAACGTTCATATTGACGGGCGATCGCGATCGCTGCCGCCGCCGCCATCCCAGTAGATTTGCCTGCACCGGGAACAGCAGAAATAGCTAGGGGGCCAGATTGCCAGTCAGCCATTTGTTGCTGTCCTGGGCGGAGACTGTTGCGAATTGCGAGAATTTTCTCCCGCAGAGAAGAAACAGGCGATCGTTCAGACAATTCTGAGTGGAGTGATTCCGAAGGCAAAGCAGCAGTAAAATTAGTGTCTGACATTATAAAATTTTATATTTTAAATTTGGGATTTAATTCCAAAACCGCAGATATGAAAAATCATTGCTGTTTATCTGTGATGACAAATATTTAATTCCAAACCAATTAGCTAATAGCTATATGAAGATACTAACAACAAAGAAAATTATTTTGGTTGGCGGTGGCATCGGTGGCACTGCAACTGCGCTTGCTCTTTACCGGGCTGGATTTGAACCTATTAGAATAACCCCTAATGATACCACAAAATATTTATGCAAGAGTTCTAACGGTTCTCGTGTGGATGCAACACAGTAGGGGCACAGCATTGCTGATACATGTCAACTTAAGGTAAAAGCTATTAGCCAAGGAACTTTAGTTCCTTGGCTAATAGCTAAAGTCTTCTATTGATGACTAAATAATCCGAAAAATCTCTAGTCTATCCAAGTAAAAAAATATTCCATTGCTATTGTTCACTGTTGACCGTTGACGGTTCACGAGTTTTCAGTCAACAGTCAACAGTCAACGACTTTAATGTGGAATAATTTATTTTTTGGAGTTCCCTTTAGACTAGCTCTTCGACGTTTTGCCGTTCCTCCACAGTTGATTCAGTAAAGACGGCTACATACAACCATCCTGCTAAAATAGCCCCCAAAATCGGAGCTATCCAGAACAGCCAAACTTGCGAAAAGAGTTCTACACCTGCAAATAGAGCAACTCCAGTACTACGGGCAGGATTAACCGAGGTATTGGTTACAGGAATGCTAATCAGGTGAATCAAGGTGAGTCCAAAACCAATTGCCAGTGGTGCAAATCCTTTAGGAGCACGCCTATCAGTTACACCCAAAATAATCAGCAGAAACATGAAAGTCATCACAACTTCACTAAGGAAACAAGCAAACAGTGTGTAACCACCTGGTGAGTGAGTCCCGTAGCCATTAGTGGCCAATGGGTTAGAGCCACTCAAAGAAAATCCAGTTTTGCCGCTAGCAATCAGGTAGATTATTCCCGCACCAACAACTGCACCGATTACTTGAGAGGCGATGTAAGGTAGTAAGTCAGATCCCGGAAAACGCTTACCTGCCCACAGTCCAAAGGAAACAGCTGGATTGAAATGGCCACCAGAAATATGACCAAAAGCATAAGCCCCTGTGAGGACAGTAAGCCCGAATGCCAAAGATACACCGACTAATCCAATACCCAGTGGAAAAGAAGTACTTTCGCTAATTTTTGCAGCATCTGCGGTGTAGGCTGCGGCTATACAGCACTACCACAGCCACCTAAGACAAGCCACAATGTACCAATAAATTCGGCCAAGCAACGTTTAGTTAGAGACATTTTTGGAAAACTCCTTGTTCAGCTACAAACGAGTGATAGCGATGTTGGACAATCCTTGAGTCATTTATATCAACAGAAATCCATTGGGTTTGTTTTCTTCCCATTAAATTTGCAATTAGTGACAGTTCTGAATCCCTCACTAATGAATTCTGACCCTTCGGCAAGTGTTACAGTGAGCTTGTCGAACTGCTCAGGGCATCGCTTCTGAATTCTTCAAGAAACTAAATCAAAAAAATAGGGATTTGTTTTTTACTCAATAATTGTGGTAACAAAAGAAGATACCGTAAAAGATAAAATAACCAAGAAAATACTTAATTTCTTAAGCATCTTGCTCAGAATGATACATTTGTTGATATTCTTGCGCCAGTGAGTTCTATTAAAAATGGTTTGAAAATTTAAATAAATTTTCTAATAGTTTTATAAACTTTAAGCTGAAAAAATACTGTTCTCTTAATTTGCATTTCCAGCCAGAGGCTGGAAACGAGACTTTAAAGGAGTTTTAGCTTAAGTTGACACCAATGGCGAGACATCCACCCCACAAGAAGTAGTTAAGTATTTTTTATTTGGAAGTCCCTTAACCCTGTCTAAAATTGAATTTATTCGTCAATCTGCCAGGAATCCT contains:
- a CDS encoding DUF1345 domain-containing protein, whose protein sequence is MKLNLFKNFDPRPRLIIAIGLAGLVSIILPSWLHLPTRILCAWNSGADFFLAVTWWKMIKATPDKIRRYAENEYEGHLAIFMLVIAAACASVLAIGFLLTNKKGLSTILLNLHVILSIMTIVGSWLLVHTMFAVQYAHSYYKYINRNNSEEIIGGLDFPNNDYPDYWEFLYYSFVIGMTSQVSDVETRSREMRRLTLLHSILSFFFNTTILAMTINIIASLI
- a CDS encoding DUF1499 domain-containing protein; translated protein: MVFAGKRPNNLGISNGKLAPCPNSPNCVSSQSTDAVHKIAPLTFTSTTEEAISNLKQIIESLPRTKIITESQDYLYAEFKSALLGFVDDVEFYLDRNANVIQVRSASRLGQSDLGVNRQRIETIRAKLK
- a CDS encoding ATP-dependent helicase produces the protein MSDTNFTAALPSESLHSELSERSPVSSLREKILAIRNSLRPGQQQMADWQSGPLAISAVPGAGKSTGMAAAAAIAIARQYERSSSRRQLVVVTFTRSAAANIKAKIRKDLKKLSIPQTGFFVYTLHGLALNIASRHSDLSGLQLQNVTLITPTQSHRFIRTAVEQWIANNPAIYLRLLEGHQFDGEETERLRRQSVLRTEVLPELANTVIHEAKSSGISPEKLREWSKQTTDEYTILSIAAGLYEQYQNLMRSRDFIDYDDMILAALRVLENDSARRIEQNQVFAVFEDEAQDSSPLQTQLLEILASDGGDNSLLLTDAINRVSTADPCTDAIHRVSPNSPLNLVRVGDPNQAINSTFTPADPIYFRQFCEECDRIKRLATMDQAGRSTRIIIEAANFALKWINNQSLAKTNNGQQTPDNRQVPFRLQTIRPVEVGDPQDNANPEPIGRGLELYTPRDIHHTVELLSQRVIDLFGEDPTEQSAAILVRENRQGRWLAEALTPVCKEYNITLYDVGERDRRSHVPQEILALLQFCDRPHSPDYLKAALEALVQRQLIPTQDLNALASLPEEFLYPGPLAAPQPETVQKAARLCRNLLRARLELPLYQLISFLALTLNYDQAELATADKLAERVNQQIAGNSSMGGMLSTLSEIVSSERFEPVETEDSEERYTRRGQLTIITMHKAKGLDWDYVFLPFLHENLIPGRFWVPPQSQFLGDFTLSEVARAQIRAALHGESTIPDVTQAWEQAKHLKISEEYRLLYVAMTRAKRLVWMSAAQKAPFTWSKPDNLQEQAPCPVFPALKRQFPECVMNLAVMAKQA
- a CDS encoding alanine--glyoxylate aminotransferase family protein; this translates as MTQTISINDSGRLQLTPLEIPSRLLLGPGPSNAHPAVLQAMNTSPVGHLDPAFLALMDEIQSLLRYVWQTENPLTIAVSGTGTAAMEATIANAVEPGDVVLIGVAGYFGNRLVDMAGRYGADVRTITKPWGQVFNLDELQTALKTHRPTILALVHAETSTGARQPLEGVADLCDEFGTLLLVDSVTSLGGVPLFLDAWGVDLAYSCSQKGLGCPPGASPFTMSPRAVEKLQQRQTKVANWYLDMLLLGKYWGAERTYHHTAPINLYYALREALRLLAEEGLANSWQRHQKNVEYLWEGLESLGLSMHVEQEYRLPTLTTVCIPTGVDGKAIARQLLNEYNIEIGGGLGELAGLVWRVGLMGFNSRKESVDQLLAALRQILPK
- a CDS encoding GNAT family N-acetyltransferase, producing MLIEQDEIAIRLMQDEIYDYQLMAKWLTDAQVLKFYEGRDNPFDLERIIETYKPMIKGDDPVVPCLFYYQNIPIGYLQYCALNDLSQTDRQLYHLDQTDRVYGIDLFIGETDYWNKGIGTKILLAIISYLFEQRQAHKIVIDPHVDNPRAIRCYEKSGFVKVKLLPAHELHEGKYSDCWLMAIDQKNPLHS